Part of the Virgibacillus natechei genome is shown below.
TTATTTTTTATGAATTTTAATATAGTACCTTGCATAAAACAGTAGTAAGATGTATAGTATTTATTAAGGTACTGTTTATTATATAGTAGTGAACGGTGAAAAGAGGTGTAATTGATTCTTGAACATACAATTTAAAAAAGGTGTTTTAGAACTATGTGTGCTTGCGCTTTTAGATAAACAAGATCGATATGGCTATGAACTTGTACAAAAAATTTCTGACCGGATAGCTATATCCGAAGGCTCTGTATATCCATTATTAAGAAGGTTGAAAAAGGAAGAATACTTCACGACATACTTGCAGGAATCCAAAGAAGGTCCTTCGCGTAAATATTATAGGCTGACTGAAAAGGGAAGAGGTTACCTTCATCAGCTTATCGAGGAATGGCAGCAATTTTCTATTGGTGTGACTGAATTAATAAAGGAAGGTGTTCGTGATGAATAAAGAGCAATTCGTAAAAAAACTAGATGTGGCATTAAAAAAACTTCCTGAAGGGGAACGGCTGGATATTTTACAAGATTTCCAGGAGCATTTTTCCATCGGGAAAGAAGAAGGAAAAAGCGAGGAAGAGATTGCTGAGTCTCTGGGATCACCCAATCAAATTGCAAAGGAATTACTTGCTACCTATTATTTAGAAAAAGTGGAAGATGTATCCACAACTGGTAATATTCTGCGAGCCGTGTGGGCTGTTATTGGATTAGGATTTTTCAATTTAGTCATTGTGCTTGGGCCATTTATTGCATTTGTTTCGGTCTTACTTACAGGCTGGGTGTTGGCAGTTGCATTTATTGCTACTCCACTACTGGTTGTAGTTAATCTGGCCATTTATCCGGACACATTTCAATACTTTGACTTATTTTTCTCGCTCGCACTCGCGGGTCTGGGCCTATTGATTGCTATTGGAATGGTGTATGCAACACGTTTTGTTGCTACAGGATTTGTGCGTTATTTGCACTATAATGCAAAACTTGTGAAGGGTGGTTTGCAACATGGGTAACGTAAAAAAAGTAGCTGTTGTTGCTTTGCTGTTATTACTCATTGGTGGACTTGGAAGTATTTTTACATTTAATTTTAATGAACGGACGGCTATTGCTGAAACCAAAACTGCGGATACGGATAATATAACAGCTATTGATATTCGGATGAACAATGAGAAAGTAATCATTAAGCCTACAGAAGAACCCCAAGCAAGAATAGAGTTAACAGGAAACGAGGCAAACGATGATAAAACGGAATTGTCGGTGAAAGAAAATGGCAACACATTATCCATTGAAACAACGAAGCAGAGAGAGAAACTCTTTCAGTTTTTTTCTTGGGGAGGCGCGATGACGCTCACAGTATATCTCCCTGAAAAATCATATGAATCGTTAGTTGTCGATATAGATAATGGAAGTTTTCAAGCAGAACAATTAACGATAGAAGATATTAATGCATCAACAAATAACGGGGAAATTGCAATGGCCGATATTACAGCTGGAACTGTCAACGTGCATTCGAACAATGGAAAAATAAAGCTAGATCATGTCGCTGGAGAAATCAACGGCAAGACAAATAACGGGGCAATCTCTCTTGTAACCGAGGGACTGGAACGCTCCATTGATTTTGATACTGACAACGGGAGTATTACCATCCAGACAGACGAAGAACCAACAAATGCGGTATTAGATGTACGGGTGGATAACGGGAAAATCAATATCTTCGGAGATTCGGACTGGGATACTGTGATTGGGAATGGTGATAACCAGATTAAATTGACTACGAATAATGGGAGTATTACGGTGGAGAAGTAGGTTATTTAGAAAAGCAAAGCAATAAATTTTAGAAAAAACATAAAAAGTATTGAATCTATCGTTACGTAACCCTGTATAATGAACGTAACGGAGGTTGAGTAACTTGGCTTAACTTCGCTTCAAGATGCAAGGAAAGAGAATGTAAAAGTATTGGCTTTTACACACCCAACTACGGGTGATATAATGAAGTTTGAAGCAGATGTTCCGAAGCCATTTTTATCAACGTCAAAATAGCTAGGTAAGAATAGAATCTCACTTGTATCATGACGTGATGGTGGGATTTTATTTTCAATCAAAATTAACTTAAAATTCCAAGTTTTAAGTCATGAATCCAAAAATTAACAGTGAACCGTGGAGGAGGTTATGTATGTTAGCCAAGATTTTAAAAAGCTACGAATTCTTTCTAGTATTTAATAAAGAAGTTTTTTATAATAAGTTTTCATACCTATGGACGTTAGTAATACCAGGCTTCTTTCTTGTTATTAACACATGGGGGATTGGTAGTTCTTTCACCTACTCCGAATTTAGAGATGTGATGTTTTTCTATTGGAGTTTCATTATTTTAATGACAGCGGCTAATGGGATTGGGGTGGGGATTCTCGATATGCGAGATAATAATTATTTAAAAACGTATAAATATATCTCTGGTAGTAAAACACCTATCCTATTAGGGAGGATTGAATCACAATGCTTCTTTCTACTTGTTAACATTATATTTTTTACATTGGTAAGTGGGTTCGTATTCAATCAGCCAACAGGTTCCCTTCTTCTTACTGGAGCTTTTGTTTCGGTACTAGTGGCGATACCAGTATTCTTATTGCTGTTGATTGTTACGACTTTGCCTTTTGAATCTAATTCCGTTGCACAAGTCTTGATATTGTTTATTATAATGCTAGCTAATTTAACCAGCTTTAATTCTGACTTTCAACTGATGACCGATTACATACAAGTGTTTAACCCGGCAGTTGTCATAGGAAATAGCGCTACAGTCTTACATGATTTTTTCTTAGGAAATAGCAATAGTATGTTTATCATTTCGGTGGTTCCATTAATACTCTACTCCCTTATCGGGATGTTGGCATACTATCGTCTAGATATTATATCTAAGAAAGGAAGATGAATTTGAAAATTGATTCTTTACGTTTTTCATACAAAAGACATTCACCTCCAGTATTAGAGGATATAACGACAGCATTTTACCAAGATAAACTTAATGTGATCGTGGGCTTAAATGGAGCGGGAAAGACAACATTGCTTGATGTGATTACCGGTGTTCATACTGTAAATGGGTTTACACCCCCCTTTGAGGAAGGTGAAATTGTTTATCAATTACAGGGGATATTTATGCCGAATGTTTTAAAAGGGAGGGATGTTGTCAGACTGATTTTAAAGTCTGATTCAACTTCACCGTTTAAAGTATTAAAAGATCACTTTGTTCAGGACTTAGCAGATAGGGAAAAAGAAATGCTTGACCAATTATGGGATAGGAAAATAGGTGATATGTCAGTTGGTGAAAGAAGATGGTTGCTCATTAGATCCATCTCGCAGCTCAACAGAAAGCTGTATATCTTTGATGAACCAACAGCTGGGATCGACCCTGATGCTCGAACATATATTATGGAAGCACTGTCAAAATTGGTACAGAAAAGAAACACGCTTGTTATTATGTCTACACATATTTTGCATGAATTGGAATACATCAATTGTCATATAAACTTTTTACATAAGGGAAAAATGTTATACCATGGCGATTATGATAGATTTTTGAAGATAAATGGAACAAAGAATCCGGATACAGCATTTCGTAACTTTATCGAAACAGACGGTGAAAAGGTAAGTGATATCGGAAGCTGATCAGTATAATAAAATGAAAAGGATTGCTGGCAATAAATAAAGCTATCAATCCTTTCCTCTATACTATAGCGGTGCTTTTTCTAAATGTCGTCCTTTTCGACCTTCTGTAGTTTCAGCACTTTTCAACGAACTTATAATCGCTTCTTCCGTCGTTTCGATAACAGCCTGAAACAGTTGATTCATAATCGTATGGTCGTCGCGAAGAAATGTCATTGATTCAATCGATGTACCAGCATTATGATCGTAAGTATTGGCTGTTGTAAAAGCGATGGCAATGTCTCCGCTCTCATTGGCGATATGGCTGCCAGTTCTTGCTAACCCCACGGCACAACGCGTTGCCAGTCGCTTTAATTGACGGTCATAAAGTGGTACATCTGTTGCGATAACCATTATAATCGATCCGTCTGGAGTGTCTAACTGCATTTTATCCCAATTCGCAAATAATGCCTCTTCCCGTTTACCGAAATTGGTTAACACAAGGCAACCTACTGTGTATTTTTCATTACTGGTGGATACGACTCGAGAAGCTGTGCCGATCCCACCCTTATATCCAAAACAAACCATACCTTTCCCAGCACCAACAGCGCCTTTTTCTACAGGGTCGCTCGAGGCACCTTTAATTGCTTGGATAGCGTGTTCAGGTTTAATAGCTTGGTGTCGAATCGAGTTCAAGTAACTATCATTACATTCCCCTACAACGATATTAATCGAACTTGTTGTATCCCCAATTTCTTTTGTTTGATCGAGCATATATTGCAGTGCACCCTGCCAGACAGCACCTACACTAAAGGTGTTCGTCAACATGATTGGTGATTCCAAAAGCCCTAGCTCTTCAATTTGTACAAGTCCAGCCGCTTTGCTATATCCATTAATCACCGTTTTTGCTGCACGCGTTTTTTTGTTAAATAAATTATCTGGATGAGGGAGTATGGCTGTTACGCCTGTACAAATTGTGTTTTCCTCGTCCATTTTTTCATATAAAGTTACATGTCCTACCTTAACGCCCTTCACATCAATCATACAATTGGATTTACCTTTCGAGAGAGTCATCTATAGCCTTCCTCCTTTTTATCACAGTTTAACGGGCAACTAACCCCACATTGAATGAAGATTTACTTTATCGATAACAATTACTATAATCATTCACATTCTTAATATACTTTAAACAAGCATCACTCTGTCAAAAGTCCCCTCTTTTAAACCTATTCGACAAAAATTGTGGTTATCCTGCTATATGTTTTCCAAATCAGATGATTGCATTCTTATAAAAGGAAGTGGTATAATAATGAAAACTTAAATAGTAATATTCCTTCGGGGTGGGTGAAATTCCCAATCGGCGGTGATGAAGTAGTATTCTTAGTCCGCGACCCGTGCGGTTTTAATAAAACCAAGCGGTTGATCTGGTGCAGTGCCAGAACCGACAGTTATAGTCTGGATGGGAGAAGGAATTTTTGACAAGCAAGTAGCACATCTAATGAATGAATGGTGCATGGCATCGTTGTATGATTCTGCCAATGTATCATTTTTTAGGATACGTCTCTTACTTGCTGTGATAAAATTCTAACCTATGCCTCTGAAGCGATTTCAGGGGTTTTTTGTTTATATGAGAAGAATATGAACTAACGTCTCTTTTGAAAAATGAAGCCTTGCTAGCTAAAAAAGAAAGGGAGGGATAAGCGTGAAAGATGAAGATTATATGAAAATTGCGCTGGAATTAGCTCATGCGACCTCAGCGCAAACAAGTCCGAATCCTCCCGTTGGTTCAGTTGTTGTGAAAGATGGAGTCATCGTGGGGATGGGCGCACATTTAGAAGCAGGTGAAGCACATGCGGAAGTGCATGCACTGCAAATGGCAGGAGATAAAGCAATCGGTGCGACAATCTATGTCACCCTCGAGCCTTGTGCACATCATGGAAGAACCCCGCCGTGTGCGGAACTTATTATTGATAAAGGAATAAAGCGTGCGGTCATTGCAGTCACCGATCCAAATGAAAAAGTAGCAGGGCAAGGGATAAACATGCTTCGAGAAGCTAATGTGCAGGTTGATCTCGGTGTATTGGAAAAAGATGCTGAAGAATTAAATGCCGTTTTTTTCCATTATACAAAAACAAAAACCCCATTTGTGACCGTGAAATCTGCCATTAGCTTAGATGGGAAAACGGCAACTGTAACTGGTGAGAGCAAATGGATAACGGGTGAGGAAGCACGTTTGGATGTCCATCATTACCGTCGTACTCATGACGCGATTCTAGTAGGCATTAATACAGTCCTCACAGACAATCCAAGCTTGACCGCAAGAATTCCAAATAGTGGAGGAAATCCCGTGCGTATCATTTTGGATACGAACTTACGAACTCCACTTGATGCTAACGTTGTGACCGATAATGAGGCACCTACTTGGATTTTTGTTGGTAAGCATGTAGAAGAAACCAAGATGGAACCCTTTTTTAAAAAGCCTCAAGTGGACGTGATCCAACTGGAGGATGAAGAGATACGTATAAATAACGTACTAGAAATGCTAGGTGAGAGAGAAATCACGTCTTTATTTGTAGAAGGCGGTGCAGCGATTAATGGCTCCTTCTTAAAAAATGGACAAATTAACCAATTACTTATGTATATGGCGCCAAAATTAATTGGAGGCAAATTAGCACCAACTTCTTTTACAGGTGAGGGGATTAGGCAAATTTCGGATGTGCTGGAATTAGAAATTAAAGAAGTTGAAATGATAGGTGAAGATATAAAATTCAGGGCTGAAACAAGGAAGGAAGAGAAAGATGTTTACAGGAATAATTGAAGAAATGGGAACCGTGAAAAGCATGGAACATGTATCCGACCAGGCAATACAGATGGTAATTGGTTCAGAGAAAGTTCTTTCAGATATAAACACCGGAGACAGCATCTCAGTAAACGGTATTTGTTTAACGGTTACTGACTTTAATTCCGAAAGTTTTCACGTTGATGTGATGCCTGAGACGATTAAATCCACTTCGTTAAATGCTCTAGAGTCAGGTTCCAAGGTGAATTTGGAACGATCGATGGCAGCGAACGGCAGATTTGGTGGTCATTTTGTTTCAGGCCATGTCGATGGAACGGGCGAAATTGTTCGTAAAGAAAGACAAGAGAATGCGATTTATTATGATATTCAACTTTCTAAAGAACTTTATCCATTTTTATTGAATAAAGGATCCGTGTCAGTAGATGGAATCAGCTTGACTATTTTTAATGTCGCGGAGGATATATTCACCATTTCACTTATCCCGCACACGGTATCAGAAACAATTCTTGGTGAAAAAAGCACCGGAGATATCGTTAATATCGAGTGTGATATGCTCGCAAAATATGTGCAACAGATGATAGCTAATAAATAGTCAATATGATTACGCGACTTATGTGAAGGAAGGGAAGCTAATGTTTCATACAATTGAGGATGCAATTTTTGACTTAAAAGCTGGAAAGCCAGTAATTGTTGTTGATAGTGAAGATAGAGAAAATGAAGGGGATTTAGTAGCTTTGTCTGAAATGGCTACACCAGAAATTATTAATTTCATGATTACACATGCAAAGGGGTTAGTTTGTACATCCATTAAAGCGGATTTAGCTGAAAAGTTAGGATTATCTTTAATGACTAATCAGGCTACAGATCCATTAGGTACAGCCTTTACTGTAACGATTGACCATAAGGATACAACGACTGGTATTAGCGCAAGCGAACGATCGAAGACGATTCAAGCCTTACTAGATGCTGACGCGGATATGGCAGACTTCAAGCAGCCAGGACATGTATTCCCATTAATCGCAAAGGAAGGCGGTGTTTTGAGTCGTCCTGGCCATACAGAAGCCTCAGTTGATTTAGCTTCATTGAGCGGAGCGTTTCCTTCTAGCGTCATTTGTGAAATTATTAAAGATGATGGCGAGATGGCGAGGGTACCAGATCTAATGGAAATGGCCGAAGCCTTTGACTTGAAACTTATAACCATCGAAGATCTGATTGACTACCGTAAAAACAAGTCGAGTCATATCAAACGA
Proteins encoded:
- a CDS encoding PadR family transcriptional regulator — protein: MNIQFKKGVLELCVLALLDKQDRYGYELVQKISDRIAISEGSVYPLLRRLKKEEYFTTYLQESKEGPSRKYYRLTEKGRGYLHQLIEEWQQFSIGVTELIKEGVRDE
- a CDS encoding DUF1700 domain-containing protein; protein product: MNKEQFVKKLDVALKKLPEGERLDILQDFQEHFSIGKEEGKSEEEIAESLGSPNQIAKELLATYYLEKVEDVSTTGNILRAVWAVIGLGFFNLVIVLGPFIAFVSVLLTGWVLAVAFIATPLLVVVNLAIYPDTFQYFDLFFSLALAGLGLLIAIGMVYATRFVATGFVRYLHYNAKLVKGGLQHG
- a CDS encoding DUF4097 family beta strand repeat-containing protein; this encodes MGNVKKVAVVALLLLLIGGLGSIFTFNFNERTAIAETKTADTDNITAIDIRMNNEKVIIKPTEEPQARIELTGNEANDDKTELSVKENGNTLSIETTKQREKLFQFFSWGGAMTLTVYLPEKSYESLVVDIDNGSFQAEQLTIEDINASTNNGEIAMADITAGTVNVHSNNGKIKLDHVAGEINGKTNNGAISLVTEGLERSIDFDTDNGSITIQTDEEPTNAVLDVRVDNGKINIFGDSDWDTVIGNGDNQIKLTTNNGSITVEK
- a CDS encoding ATP-binding cassette domain-containing protein; translated protein: MKIDSLRFSYKRHSPPVLEDITTAFYQDKLNVIVGLNGAGKTTLLDVITGVHTVNGFTPPFEEGEIVYQLQGIFMPNVLKGRDVVRLILKSDSTSPFKVLKDHFVQDLADREKEMLDQLWDRKIGDMSVGERRWLLIRSISQLNRKLYIFDEPTAGIDPDARTYIMEALSKLVQKRNTLVIMSTHILHELEYINCHINFLHKGKMLYHGDYDRFLKINGTKNPDTAFRNFIETDGEKVSDIGS
- a CDS encoding DmpA family aminopeptidase; its protein translation is MTLSKGKSNCMIDVKGVKVGHVTLYEKMDEENTICTGVTAILPHPDNLFNKKTRAAKTVINGYSKAAGLVQIEELGLLESPIMLTNTFSVGAVWQGALQYMLDQTKEIGDTTSSINIVVGECNDSYLNSIRHQAIKPEHAIQAIKGASSDPVEKGAVGAGKGMVCFGYKGGIGTASRVVSTSNEKYTVGCLVLTNFGKREEALFANWDKMQLDTPDGSIIMVIATDVPLYDRQLKRLATRCAVGLARTGSHIANESGDIAIAFTTANTYDHNAGTSIESMTFLRDDHTIMNQLFQAVIETTEEAIISSLKSAETTEGRKGRHLEKAPL
- the ribD gene encoding bifunctional diaminohydroxyphosphoribosylaminopyrimidine deaminase/5-amino-6-(5-phosphoribosylamino)uracil reductase RibD, whose translation is MKDEDYMKIALELAHATSAQTSPNPPVGSVVVKDGVIVGMGAHLEAGEAHAEVHALQMAGDKAIGATIYVTLEPCAHHGRTPPCAELIIDKGIKRAVIAVTDPNEKVAGQGINMLREANVQVDLGVLEKDAEELNAVFFHYTKTKTPFVTVKSAISLDGKTATVTGESKWITGEEARLDVHHYRRTHDAILVGINTVLTDNPSLTARIPNSGGNPVRIILDTNLRTPLDANVVTDNEAPTWIFVGKHVEETKMEPFFKKPQVDVIQLEDEEIRINNVLEMLGEREITSLFVEGGAAINGSFLKNGQINQLLMYMAPKLIGGKLAPTSFTGEGIRQISDVLELEIKEVEMIGEDIKFRAETRKEEKDVYRNN
- the ribE gene encoding riboflavin synthase, giving the protein MFTGIIEEMGTVKSMEHVSDQAIQMVIGSEKVLSDINTGDSISVNGICLTVTDFNSESFHVDVMPETIKSTSLNALESGSKVNLERSMAANGRFGGHFVSGHVDGTGEIVRKERQENAIYYDIQLSKELYPFLLNKGSVSVDGISLTIFNVAEDIFTISLIPHTVSETILGEKSTGDIVNIECDMLAKYVQQMIANK
- a CDS encoding bifunctional 3,4-dihydroxy-2-butanone-4-phosphate synthase/GTP cyclohydrolase II; protein product: MFHTIEDAIFDLKAGKPVIVVDSEDRENEGDLVALSEMATPEIINFMITHAKGLVCTSIKADLAEKLGLSLMTNQATDPLGTAFTVTIDHKDTTTGISASERSKTIQALLDADADMADFKQPGHVFPLIAKEGGVLSRPGHTEASVDLASLSGAFPSSVICEIIKDDGEMARVPDLMEMAEAFDLKLITIEDLIDYRKNKSSHIKREVETILPSEFGTFKIFGYSNDLDDKEHIALVKGDIDTSDAVLTRIHSECLTGDVFGSHRCDCGPQLHQALAEIEEAGQGILIYMRQEGRGIGLINKLRAYKLQDEGFDTVEANEQLGFAPDLRKYDFGAQILKDLGVQNINILTNNPEKMKALESFGLKVESRVPIETDTRKENESYMKTKYVKLGHLLSFHN